A single window of Rhizobium indicum DNA harbors:
- a CDS encoding DUF1772 domain-containing protein, whose protein sequence is MERLTMQIILILSLVAAAIGSGLVAGIFFAFSTFIMTAFSRIPAEQGIAAMNSINVTIVRSPFMGLFVPTAILCLVIAVLALIDWRGGASFLMLAGAALYIFASFLSTIIFNVPMNDALAKVGGNGPEAVQLWTTYVRDWTWWNHVRTIASLLASVAFVRALIIV, encoded by the coding sequence ATGGAGCGCCTGACCATGCAGATCATTCTCATCCTCTCCCTCGTCGCCGCGGCGATCGGCAGCGGCCTCGTCGCCGGCATCTTCTTCGCCTTCTCGACCTTCATCATGACCGCCTTCTCGCGGATTCCGGCAGAGCAAGGCATCGCGGCGATGAACTCGATCAACGTTACGATCGTCCGCTCGCCCTTCATGGGCCTCTTCGTGCCGACAGCGATCCTCTGCCTCGTCATCGCCGTGCTCGCCCTGATCGACTGGCGCGGCGGGGCATCCTTTCTGATGCTGGCGGGCGCAGCCCTCTACATCTTCGCCTCCTTCCTCTCGACCATCATCTTCAACGTGCCGATGAACGATGCGCTGGCAAAGGTCGGCGGCAACGGCCCGGAAGCGGTTCAGCTCTGGACCACCTATGTCAGGGACTGGACGTGGTGGAACCATGTGCGGACCATCGCCTCGCTGCTTGCCTCGGTCGCCTTCGTGCGGGCGCTGATAATCGTTTGA